The following are encoded together in the Ovis canadensis isolate MfBH-ARS-UI-01 breed Bighorn chromosome 2, ARS-UI_OviCan_v2, whole genome shotgun sequence genome:
- the MARS2 gene encoding methionine--tRNA ligase, mitochondrial: protein MRPSHVLPERPLRHLRSAGVMLRVSAFRLLRRRGASRVSLSEYFSLRHYSSGPLGVRDDTRDSRAYFTTPIFYVNAAPHIGHLYSALLADALCRHHRLRVPSDAATGFSTGTDEHGLKIQQAAAAAGLAPSELCDRVSAQFQQLFREADISSTDFIRTTEARHRVAVQHFWGMLKARGLLYKGLYEGWYCASDECFLPEAKVTRQPGPSGDLCPVSLESGHPVSWTKEENYIFRLSQFREPLQQWLRGDPEAITPEPFHHTVLQWLEEELPDLSVSRRSSHLHWGIPVPGDDSQTIYVWLDALVNYLTVIGYPNAEFKSWWPNTSHIIGKDILKFHAIYWPALLLGAGMSPPHRIYVHSHWTVCGQKMSKSLGNVVDPRTCLDRYTVDGFRYFLLRQGVPSWDCDYYDEKVVKLLDSELADALGGLLNRCTANRINPSGIYPAFCTTCFPSEPGLVGPSGRAQAEDYALVSAVATLPKQVADHYDNFQIYKALEAVSSCVRQTNGFVQRHAPWKLNWESPVDAPWLGTVLHVALECLRVFGTLLQPVTPSLADRLLSRLGVSSTERSLGELHFLSRFYGHPSPFEGRRLGPETGVLFPRLDQSRSWLIKAHKT, encoded by the coding sequence ATGCGCCCCTCACACGTGCTTCCAGAACGCCCCCTCCGCCACTTGAGATCCGCGGGCGTCATGCTGCGAGTTTCTGCCTTCCGGCTGCTACGACGCAGGGGGGCGAGTAGGGTCTCGCTCTCGGAGTACTTTAGCTTACGCCACTACAGCTCGGGCCCTCTTGGTGTCCGCGACGATACCCGCGACTCGCGCGCCTACTTTACCACACCCATTTTCTACGTGAACGCCGCGCCGCACATCGGGCACCTGTACTCCGCGCTACTGGCGGACGCCCTGTGCCGACACCATCGCCTCCGAGTTCCCAGTGACGCCGCCACGGGATTCTCCACGGGTACCGATGAGCACGGCCTGAAGATTCAGCAGGCAGCCGCCGCCGCGGGCCTGGCTCCGTCCGAGCTGTGCGACAGAGTCTCTGCCCAGTTCCAGCAGCTTTTCCGGGAGGCTGACATCTCTTCCACCGACTTCATCCGCACCACCGAGGCCCGGCACCGGGTAGCTGTGCAGCACTTCTGGGGGATGCTGAAGGCTCGGGGTCTTCTCTACAAGGGCCTCTATGAAGGTTGGTATTGCGCCTCCGACGAGTGCTTCCTGCCTGAAGCCAAGGTCACCAGGCAGCCCGGCCCGTCGGGGGATTTGTGTCCTGTATCTCTCGAGAGCGGACACCCGGTCTCCTGGACCAAGGAAGAAAACTACATTTTTAGGCTTTCCCAGTTCCGGGAGCCGCTCCAGCAGTGGCTGCGGGGCGACCCTGAGGCCATAACACCGGAGCCATTCCATCACACAGTCCTTCAGTGGTTGGAGGAGGAGCTGCCGGACCTATCGGTCTCTCGAAGGAGTAGCCACTTGCACTGGGGCATTCCGGTGCCCGGGGACGATTCACAGACCATCTACGTATGGCTGGATGCCTTGGTCAACTACCTTACTGTAATCGGCTACCCAAACGCTGAGTTCAAATCTTGGTGGCCGAACACCTCTCATATCATAGGCAAGGACATTCTCAAATTCCATGCTATCTATTGGCCTGCCCTCCTCTTAGGGGCCGGCATGAGCCCACCACACCGCATCTATGTCCATTCCCACTGGACAGTCTGTGGTCAGAAGATGTCCAAGAGCTTGGGTAACGTGGTGGATCCCAGGACTTGTCTTGACCGCTATACGGTGGATGGCTTCCGCTACTTTCTTCTTCGGCAGGGTGTCCCCAGCTGGGATTGTGATTACTATGATGAAAAGGTGGTTAAGTTGTTGGATTCTGAGCTGGCAGATGCTTTGGGAGGTCTCCTGAACCGATGTACTGCCAACAGGATCAATCCTTCTGGGATCTATCCGGCTTTCTGCACTACTTGCTTTCCCAGTGAGCCAGGCTTGGTGGGGCCGTCAGGTCGTGCTCAGGCAGAGGACTATGCTCTAGTGAGCGCAGTGGCTACTTTGCCCAAGCAGGTAGCAGACCACTACGATAACTTTCAGATCTATAAGGCTCTGGAGGCAGTGTCCAGCTGTGTCCGGCAGACTAACGGCTTTGTCCAAAGGCATGCGCCATGGAAGCTGAACTGGGAGAGCCCGGTGGATGCTCCCTGGCTGGGTACTGTGCTTCATGTGGCCTTGGAGTGTTTGcgagtctttggaactctgctccAGCCTGTCACCCCAAGCCTAGCTGACAggctgctgtctaggttgggggTTTCTTCCACGGAGAGGAGCCTTGGAGAGCTCCATTTCTTGTCTCGATTCTATGGACATCCATCACCTTTTGAAGGAAGGAGACTGGGACCTGAAACTGGGGTTTTGTTTCCAAGACTGGACCAGTCTAGGTCCTGGCTCATAAAAGCCCACAAGACCTAG